The stretch of DNA TCTGGGCCCGGTGGTCTAGGGCGCATCCAGGGCCAGCACCCCCTTCCTGAGGATGAGGTTTCCGTAGAGAGCCGTCTCCCTGCGGGAGGGGCGGAGCTGAGCACCACGGCCGGCCCCCCCACGACCACTCCTGCCCCCCGCCACGGGGGTAGTCCAGGAACTAGTCCTCAGGCAAATCCCTTGACAACCCCGTTCCCAGTGGGGCCTCTAGTGTCAGCTGGGGCAGGGGccgaggggggcaggggagcgcCCCAATCCACCCTGACCCGCAGGACCCCGCAGGACCCCGCACTCACCCAGTTGCTACCACGGCAAAAGCCTTCTTGGCGCGCTCATAAAACGCAAACCTCTCTACCGTGGCCAGGGCGCCCTGAAGGCACAAGGGGTGCGAGGGCCTTGCTCAGAGGACCTCGGGGCCCAGCGGGCGCAGGGGCACGAGAGGCAGGGCCGCTCAGGGCCTCCCTTCTCGGTCTCCCGGCTGGGGTCCCAAGGGTGCTCAGCCTGTGAGCGGGGAGGACTGGACGGGCAGGGACACGGGGGGCGGTGGTGGCCAGCGGCCTGGGGCCCCGTGTCCCTCGGAGTTGGCGCGagggcccctcctgcccccctgcccttcAGGTGGGTCCTGCCCAAGACGTGCCAGTGGGAGGTCCCGGGAGGGCAAGTGCATCCCCTCGCACAGCCTCAGGCCAGGGATACCCCGCGGCCCCTGGCCCCCCTCGGTCACCTGGGCCGGGCGAGGGACCTCAGGCAAGGACCGGATCGCGACCCgagagggcaggaggctgggggcagcCCCATCCCCAGGGTTACTCTTCCGGGAAGGCTGGGACAAGTGCAGGGGGGTGTGGGGCCCCGCCTTTGGCTCCTCCCAGCCTccgaggaggggcagagggtccCGAGGGCCTTCCCTGCGGGGCTGCACCTCACCCCGCAGCCGGCCCCCGACAGGATGGACTGGTAGGTCCCCCACACGGGAGTCTGAAGGCCCCTCTTCTTGTCGCTGGGCACCAGCTCCATGACGGCAGCCTAGGGAAGGAGGGGGCGGCTCTGGCCTATGCATCCGGCTGCCCTGGGCActtccagcccccaccccgctgGGTGACAGCTCAGGGCTCCTCTGACCGGGACAGGGCCCTCTGGGGACACATGCCCCCCCTCGCCCTGCCACCCTTCAAGCAAGTGGACCTTCTGGGGCCTGAGGAAGCAGAGACCGAGGCCCAGACCGGGGAGGGGCGGTGGGGTGACGGGCGCTCACTGGGCTCTCCACGTAGGTGTCCaggggcagcagctgcagcaCGGCCTCCAGCAGCGGTGGGATGCCCAGGCCTGAGGGCGGAGTGTCACCTCAGGTCACGCAGCCGTCCCTGCCCGCCAGCAGTGCACCCGCCCTCCCGGGCCGCGCATGCCCTTTGCCCCGGGCCCCAAGCCCCAAGCCAGCCAGCAGGGATGGACTTGGGCCGGGACAGAGCAGGGGCTGCCGGCCTGGCGACACTTGCCGGGGTCGCACTGGCACCACCCTGCCCTGGCCACAGCGCCTGAGGCCGCGCTGCCCGTGGGCTCGCCCTTCCACCCCCCTCACCGGGCAAACCTCAACACTCGCCAGCAAGGGCACCTGGGCCCCTTCCCTGACCCCAGGACTCCCCCCGTGACCCCTGAGCTGCCACCTGTACCCTGGGGCTCTGGGAAGAGGCTGTTCTTGCCCCAGTCTGCCCCCAGACCCGTCCCACTGGTCCCCAAGGTCCCTGCTCCCCGGTAAAGCGGGTTTCTGACTGTTAAAGGAACTTCCGCTGCTTGTGCAACGCTGACAACTGCTTGTGCAGAGCTGGTGACAGCCCGTTGGGATCTCACGAGCCTGCCTGCCCTGAGCGCGTTCTCTTCTGCCTTTTTCCCGGCTTTTCTCTGCGGTCAGGCTCGTACCTGGCTCCGACTCCTACCGGCTTGTTTCCCTCTAACACGCAGGGCGTGTGGGTCACGTGGCAGCTGGGCCGTCCCCTGTCCCCCAGCATTCCGGCCTTTCCCTTGTCCCCTCCTCCTTGGGGAGGAAAgcatgttggggcacctggcccCCAGCGTAAGCTGAGGCCCGGCTGGCTCTTCTTCCGCAGGGAGTGGAAGCCATGGCCACTGGGTCGGGGGCCAGCAGCCGGCGAACGGGCCTCAGACCACTGGCCGGCTCTGCCCACAGGGGCTGCTTGACTCTACACCTCACATCTCCGTGCCTCAGTGGCCTCAGTTTTGCAGGGAGGGTCGTGTCGCCGCTCCTGGCACCGCTGAGGGCGGGGAGCCAGCCAGGCCCGGCCTTAGCCCACTGCAGCCAGGTAGGAAGGACAGGGCAGGACAGGTGCTCTCACGCCAGCCCCTACTCCTGGTACTCACTCTGCTACTGCCTTCTTGGTGGAGAcccggccccaggccccccagccaAGCcttctgcgcccccccccccgccccccgtccccgCCGGGTCTCCCCAGGGCCAGAGGGTCTCAGACACAGAGCACGTGGGCACCTGGAGCCTGGGAGGTGAGGTCACCAGTACTGGGATTTCTACAGCAGAGCAAAAGCCGAACACGTGACCTGGGGCGTGGGGGCCAGGGGTGCACCTGTGCTCAGCCAGCCAACaggcctctgggcctcagtttccccacttgcAAGAAGTTACCAAGAGGTGTCTGAGCCGGAGCAGGAGGCCCAAGGTCACCCCTCCTCGGGGCCCGCACTGGGATGCCCTGCCCTGGGTCGCTGAGGGTGCGGGGCcgcggctggggtgggggcagggcggggcacctggggagcCGGGACCGCCGCGCCCCGGGGCGCTCACCGTCAGCGCGGAGCTCCTCGGGGCCGCACTTGCATATGGAGGACGTGGGGAAGTTCACATCTGCGAGCACTGAAGGGCCGGCCGGGCCGTGAGAcgccccccgggcccccagcccctcccaccgCGGGCCGCAGACcacgcccccgcccctccccctccctcagggCAGAGGGAGTCTCCAGGGCGGGAGGAGCTGCAGGTGTCCCCAGGGCGCGGGTGGAGAGAGCCCCCCCCAGGGATCCGCCCCCGGGGGCCGCCGTCCTGACCGCGGGGCTGACCTCGGCctgggcggggctgggggtggggcagcagggGGAGCCCGGGGCGGCCAGAGCAAGGCCTCCACCCCGGACCCGGCTCCTCCCGGACCCCAGCGGGGCGTGGGGCGGTGGGGGCCCGCGCGCGGCTCGCCGGGCCTGCCCGGGGGTGGGGTCCCGAGGCCCGGTCCCCGCTCACCGATCTCGTCTCCGTGCCCCATGCGCGCCAGGGCGTAGAGCAGCTCCGGGGAGAGCAGCGCGGGGACGCCCTTTAGCACCACCATGGTCCCGGGgcctggcggggcggggcctcgggaagggggcggggcctcgggaaggggcggggccaggctCGCCGGGAGGCGGGGCCtcgggaaggggcggggcctgcggccgggggcggggcggcggagTAGAGGGTCCCCCCGCCGCGCCCGGAGGACTGGACGCCCCGAGGACCGCGGCCGCGACTCGCAGGCTGACCAGGGCTGGGGCGACCACCGGCCCGGCCTCTCCGGCATCTTCCTGGGCCCCGCGTCCCTCGCCGGGTCCAAGACCGCAGCGCCCCGAGCTCCCCgctgccgcccccgccccccctcacTGCCGCCCCAGCCCGCCGGGTCCCCGGTCGCTGGGTGAGGGTGGCCAGACCCCGACTTCTTCGGCCAGCACTGTTCGCAGGACACCCGTGGGCCTGCTCTGGACAGGCAGGAGCGTCCTCTGGGCCAGGCAGGTGTGCCAGGAGCACCTGGTGGGGGGTCTCCACCTGGTCTCCCAGGCGCCGGGACCCCTCGGTGCAGAGTGGGGTGCAGCTTCCCAGCGCGGGACAGCAGTGACCTGACTGCCCTTCCTCCTCAGGACCGGATcttcccatcccccgcccaccaaGATGGGGTGtctggcggggaggggggggagggagggtgtggTGGGCCTGGATCCACCCCACTTTCCCTTGAACAGGGGGAGCACCTTGCCTCCAGCTGCCAGGGTCTCTGCCGGCTTGGCCCTTGTCCCTGGAGACTGGACTCTGGGTGCCCGGCTCCCTCCTTAAGCTCTTCAGAGCCAGGCCCCGGGCACACGGGCACACTGCTCTCCTGGTCAGGTGCCACCACCATCCACTGCACTCCCTGCGGGAAGATGCCCACCCTGGGCTGCACGGCACAGCGCCCCTGTTCAGGCCCCGATCCTGGTTGAGTGTAGCAGATTCTCCGGAAGCCGTGGGCAGCCCTGTCGGGGCACCGGGCACTGAGATGGGGCCTGTTCCCTTCCCTTGAACCAGGTGGGCCTTCGCTGGGAATGGTGCTGCCTGGCTTCTGAGTTAGGTCATAAGGGCAGTACGGCTTCCTCCTCATCTTCTCCCTCCTCAGGACTTGTCCCGGGAACCCGGGCACGGCATTGGCAGGAAGCCCAGGGCACAGAGCCTCCCTGTGCACGTGGTGGCCTTGGCCCCAGGTAGGCCCCACTGGTGCAGCACCAAGCACCAGACGAGTGAGCGAGGTCCCGGACATAGCGCAGTGACGAGCTGACCCACTGTGGTGCGTCTGGGTTCCTGACCCACACAGCCTGCCCGATGCCAGAGGCTCCTGGGCCCTGCCGACACTGCCCTTGGCCTTCCGATCCCTCTCGCACACTCAGGCTGGAGGCAGACAGCAGTGCGGGTACCCACGCGTGTGCTCACCCGTGCAGGGGACACAGTCCCACCCAGAGCCGTGGCCGGGCTGTCTCCCTCTGGAGCCCGCCTTCCTCCGCTTCCTTCCCGAATGGACTCATGGCCGGTGGTCGGTGCTGTTGTTGTGACCCCCAGCCCTGCGCTGACATGAGATGCTGGGTGGCCTGGCCACTCctgggaaggtttttttttttcttcctggtaaGGTTTTATACACCAAAGACAACAAAGCCACACCAAAACCTGATGAGAATCAAGATGCCCGTTTTACTGCTGGGCCTTGAGGAGCCCTGCTGGCCGAGGGAGCCAGCTGGGAGCCAGCCTGGGATCTAGCAGGGCCGGGAACACAGGGCCTTGGGCTGGCCCCGCTGGGCAAGATGGGACCAGGAGCTGTGCAGGGAACGGGGAGGGAAGGCCAGCAGGCCCTgcacctgggccacccaggcagcaTAGGTGAGAAGGCGAGGTTTCGGCtctaaaaacaaatcagaatCCCAAACAACATGGAGCCAGCGGTCCATTAACTCTGAGGGGGTGGAGCTTCCATATGGGGCTGTGGCCCTCGGGACAGTCCTGCTCAGGGTTGTCAGCAATGCCATCTGTCTCCCGCAGCAAATGGCACTGAGCCTCTTGGCCGTCCTGCTGGGCACCAGGGCCCACCCAATGCCTTGGAGACTGTGCGTTCCAGGGTCTGCCCTGGTTCTGATCCAGGTCTCGGCATTTAAGCAAACACCCTGGGGgccccctaggtggctcagcagttgagtgtcgcctttggttcaggacgtgacccca from Canis lupus familiaris isolate Mischka breed German Shepherd chromosome 28, alternate assembly UU_Cfam_GSD_1.0, whole genome shotgun sequence encodes:
- the FUOM gene encoding fucose mutarotase isoform X3; the protein is MVVLKGVPALLSPELLYALARMGHGDEIVLADVNFPTSSICKCGPEELRADGLGIPPLLEAVLQLLPLDTYVESPAAVMELVPSDKKRGLQTPVWGTYQSILSGAGCGGALATVERFAFYERAKKAFAVVATGETALYGNLILRKGVLALDAP
- the FUOM gene encoding fucose mutarotase isoform X4 is translated as MVVLKGVPALLSPELLYALARMGHGDEIGLGIPPLLEAVLQLLPLDTYVESPAAVMELVPSDKKRGLQTPVWGTYQSILSGAGCGGDGSLRKPHPQEGGAGPGCALDHRAQRRSWMPEPDHRALAPPPPSCTVQGAGRGWGDRRGPGSPDLRQ
- the FUOM gene encoding fucose mutarotase isoform X1 codes for the protein MVVLKGVPALLSPELLYALARMGHGDEIVLADVNFPTSSICKCGPEELRADGLGIPPLLEAVLQLLPLDTYVESPAAVMELVPSDKKRGLQTPVWGTYQSILSGAGCGGDGSLRKPHPQEGGAGPGCALDHRAQRRSWMPEPDHRALAPPPPSCTVQGAGRGWGDRRGPGSPDLRQ
- the FUOM gene encoding fucose mutarotase isoform X6 translates to MVVLKGVPALLSPELLYALARMGHGDEIGLGIPPLLEAVLQLLPLDTYVESPAAVMELVPSDKKRGLQTPVWGTYQSILSGAGCGGALATVERFAFYERAKKAFAVVATGETALYGNLILRKGVLALDAP
- the FUOM gene encoding fucose mutarotase isoform X5 codes for the protein MVVLKGVPALLSPELLYALARMGHGDEIVLADVNFPTSSICKCGPEELRADGLGIPPLLEAVLQLLPLDTYVESPVSARHPTAPPRSGPRSLLPQAPEGCRHGAGAQRQEEGPSDSRVGDLPVHPVGGRLRGRPGHGREVCVL
- the FUOM gene encoding fucose mutarotase isoform X2, whose translation is MVVLKGVPALLSPELLYALARMGHGDEIVLADVNFPTSSICKCGPEELRADGLGIPPLLEAVLQLLPLDTYVESPVSARHPTAPPRSGPRSLLPQAPEGCRHGAGAQRQEEGPSDSRVGDLPVHPVGGRLRGRRLSTETSSSGRGCWPWMRPRPPGPETQLDA